The Vitis vinifera cultivar Pinot Noir 40024 chromosome 1, ASM3070453v1 DNA segment GGACATCTGGAGGATGACGCCATTGGCTCATCTGCAAGACTCTGATAAAAAGCATAGGGTGGATTCCAAGTATGCTAGAAGGAACTGTCACACCCATGATCTTCCGAGTTCGCTTGGTAGCATAGCTGAAATAGAATGTATTAGGGAAGGTATTCAGATGGTAGTTGAGTCGTATGGACCCCTGTATTGTAAGATCTGGGAGGATCCAATCTCCTGAGACAAATGGACCGGTATTCCCCAAGAGGCAGTCAACAAGACCCCAAACACCAATTTTTTTCCAGGACAGGTTGAAGTGATCAAACCCAAAATTGTAATAGGCCTTTAGCCATGGAATGTCAAACCAATCATATACTATTACTCCCAAGCGACAAAGCTGAAGCAGACATATAGGCTTCAAGCATCTCCCATCTTCTGGCCTGGAGCAAAGTGGAAAGACAGTTAAAAACTTAGGATTCTGATTAATTTGATATAAGAACAACACCCAATTAAGAAGAGAAAGGGGCAAGATTGAGAAGACAAAGCTAACAACAAAGTTTTCAAGAATTTCACATAAAACTTGGCAGCAAGCATCTACCATGAAactactttaattaattatcatgtTGCCACTCAAGTCTGAACTTATCTCGGAGCTGGAGCATTTCATGAAATTGGCTGATACAGATTAAGATAAAAAATCCCTTGCAAAAATGTAACTTAAGTTTAAAGCAAACTCACTGCATTCCATCTAAATAGGTTCTTGTAGTCCCATTGAAGGCCCCTGATAAGGATGTTATACTTAACACCCAGTTCTCAGAAGAGTTCTCATACCCCTTGAATGCCtgaaattattatgaaaatatagtTATGAACATTTACAGATATACTTCTTTATTGATTCCATACACAGAAATGTACTCACCTTATCAGCAAGCATTTGCTGCAACACACGGACAACCTGTGCTCCAGCTGAGTGCCCAACAAAGTGAATGGGGTGATCCTCGTCCCACTCAGGGTAATTCCCTGCATCCCAGTTACAccaaagaaagttttttttaaaaaaaaaacactacacCAAACAAAGACAAGTAAACTAGGACCTACTCTAAAAAAACTAACGTTATCAAATCAAACACATAAGTGAAACAAAATGCAGGAGGAACAAAGTAAAAGGAGGGGCGTTTCATTAAACCTTGTTCGTAAATACGACCAAACTGGGAGTGCCCACAAGCCTTGCTGTGTTCTTCGCCATAATCCACTTGCCCACCTTTCAAATAATAGAACAATTCACGTGCCCTGAAACCTAAACCCCTTAATACTTGCCCAAATATATTCAGAACGAGAGGAAAACAATACAAATGGGAAGCAAGGCATGAACCAGAGTTATAGCTTTTAGGCCTCCAACACTAACCTATCATATATGCTGGTTAAGGACCCCAAATCAGGAACGAGAACcctctcatccttcttctcCGCCCCGGCGAAATAGGACAAGCCTCCCAATCTCTACAACcaatagaaaaggaaaacccCATTAGAGAAATGAGGAATACAATCAAAATGCAGAACGAATGTGTTAAATGAATAACAATTCAAAACCCTATTcacaaaaagggaaaataacaACGCACCCCTTTGCCAAATCCAAAGATTCCATGAACCAGTACAATGGGAGGAAGACCGTCGACACTGGGGCTTCCCCCTCTGGACTCGTCCTCCTTCACCCCAATATTCACATTAGGCTTAAAACAATCATTCAAAGCCTGGGAGAGATCAAAAGCCACAGCTGTGCTGAATATGTAAAACCCATATACTAAATGCACCACAGAGCTCACAAACAGCTCAGACATCTGCAGCGCTAGTATCCATAATCTGATCATCCTCTCAAAATCCCCCAgcgaaaagaaaagaaaaagaaacacccTTGAGATGGGAACCTTCTTTTTTCCTCGCTCctcaaaaaattcaaagaaaaacagGGAGAGAAGGCTCCTCGGCAACAGAGAAAGAAACAAACCTTCAGCCAAAATTAAAACCCCCAACAAAACCCTTCTATCAACGAACAGTAGAAGGGTTGGGCTGATCTCTGAGACCctttcctcctcctcctctttcCTGGCCTTCGCTTCAAGCtttcaaaattgtttcccaCAATTTTCTCATTTCCCACCTCATAACTCCAAAGTCACAACCAATCAACGGTGCAGTGTTCCGTTCATTCGTTCTTTGTTTTcccaaaaagaagagaaaaacgCTGGTGGGGTTGGTGCCACGTGTCCAGAAGAAAGCCATTCCCACAACATGTATGGTTTACATGGGACCCACTCAATGGACAAACCTATTtttgtttgtgtgtttttttcgTCCTGGACAATTCAGAACCGCCTCCGGAACGGCGATGATTCACGAAAATGGCAATAAAATGAAGATTTTTGACCCAGAACTATATTCTAGGCGGTTCTTCCCAGGTCCACTGCGCTGGATCAGCGCTGGAAAGTTCCCCCTTCATATACCTTCAACTGTCCTTTGCGCCTTATCTATATTATCGGTTTTTTCGCAATCATATTGTTTAATGCTGTCACTCACGCGCCCTTCAAGGGTGTGTCAACGCGACCTCCATGGACCCGCAAAGATTGATCAAttgtttatgatttttaatttaatttcttttttctaagtAAAAAGTCCAATAAGTGATGACATGGCTTGCCCTTTGCCCGTGTTATGGTTTTTCTTAACAAAAACAAATGTAAAAACACGAACTCTCTAGTCTCTCTACACATTGTTAAAATGGATTTGAGAGAGCATGTTAGAAATTAGAATGGCAAAATGCAATGtcttataatttatcatatgcTCAACTTAAGTTAATTAAAGATGAATAACTTGTCATGAATTAAAAGTTATCACATAATATAAagtttttatcaataaaataatgtCATGTATAAGATAGatctcaccaaaaaaaaaaagatgactaagtttttcatttaaataaaaaataaataaatgttaaaatgttaaaatattaaaatataatttttaaaataaatggtaaaattaaaattaaaaagtaattattaagttttgttaagaaataaatattatttctaattaaagaataatatgcAAATGCTTCTAGATTACCTAATATAATATTtcctaatattaattttatttgagtaatattttcaaagaattagAAAGTTACCCTACTATCTAAATATGACATTTTCAATTGTTACGAGTAGGATTCATTTTTAATGCTCTCTAAGTAGGTAGGTCGCAAAACAAGTTAGAAGTTAGAAGAGAAATAGAAGATGATTCctaagataaataaaatctttaaaggATATTTCAAAGTTTCTTCTAATATTTAGAATCtcaattttcaaacattaaaatatcaaaacttAATCAAGCTACTTAGGCTCGTAATCAACATCAAAATCTAATCAGGCTACTCAACCTCTTCAAGGACATTGTTTAAGTCAAATTAGAGCTCAATTCACATCAAGATCAATGTCAGATCAAGGCCTAAGTCATGTCAAAACTAAATCATATTCAAGTCACATAAGGCTTAAGTTATACCATGGTACAATCTATTTAAGGGTTCTCTTAATCAAATTCGGACAATTACAAAACAAAGTCAATGTATTATTAGCTTAAATCaagttaaatttttaaaatttatttatgaaaatttaaagaaagttCTAACAATTATGGAAAAAATATCATTACCATAAAGATTTGGAACTCTTGAAGACTTGAAATAACTTAGGATATACTGTAAAATAGTATTTGTCAACGTAATTAagtctaaattattttttatgcacTTAAAGATTTACTTTTCATAATGTCTTTAGcttaaaacaatcatttttatcAAAGAAATTGATAGATTCTTGTTTACTATTAAAATCTTGAGCTAAATTCTTTCTaaacccatttttaaaaaaaattaccatcaTAAAAGGTTTTAAGAAGGTATACCCAAGTTGTTGGAGGCTCCAAACTTAAGCCAAACCATTTAGACGCTTCTAAGTGCAACTAGCCTAGAAAGTCAAGAACTAGTTGAATCAATTGGGCTCGATAGATCAAGATTCGGTCAAGGTAGTTGCCTCAATGGTTGAGGCTTTGAGGTTCAACAATTACCTGTAGAGCATTAAATATATAACGTCTAGCGAATACTATCAAACTGATTGCTTGATTGGCTAAGGGCTTTTTATGACTTTTGGGATTCTTGAActagaaacttataaattgaagtgttttagagcatttattaataataaaacaactacattgaattggaaaaaacatttttttctcattcatatCTCTTTTTTTAAAGTGCATTGATTTCTCACTTACAAACCGTTGTGTACACCCTCAAATCCATCATAACTTTCACTTGTATTGGGAGCTTAACTTATTACTAGGTTaggtgttttttaatttttttttattatctactCTTTGTAAGAAAGAAGTTTTCCAATAGGTTGAACATTTGAAGAGTTTGTTAAGGTAACCCCCAATTGTAAGAAGTTTGAAGACTTTTcctataaattttttgaaaatagtggAACTTTCACTTAATTAGAAACTTAAGAAGAATAGATATAGGCAAattgtcaaaccactataaaagagtttgtattttttttctttcaattacttttattctatttgtttttttttatcttcatttctTGTTGTTTTCTTGTCACTGTtgattgttttgaaaaaaatttaatataccCTACCTCTTCCCCCCTCTCTTTGTTTGatttctttaatataattaGTCATCTTTTACGGGTACAAGTCATACTAAAACCCAAATCATGTTAGCGTCCAAGTTTCATTAAAGTCTGTATCAAAATAAAACTTAAGCCAATCaacacttaaaatttaaattaagttaatttaaaatagtaaCACCAACATTAATTTTTCAAAGATGATTAAGTCATGAAGATGTCACATATCACAAACACATAAAAGTTTCTTCCCTTTCATTTTGGCCAAAATAAGCTTTATACATCTTAATTTCACTTCAACAAACCTCAAATTTTGACCACTAAAGCACTTGgtaatatcaattttattttaacgaATCTCTAACTCTAACGAACAACATCTTCAAACTAGTATCAAAATACTTGATACTGAGAACACCAATTCCATCACTAAGATGTGCCAAGTTTATTTTCAACCTCTCAAGGCTTGCTCTTAATTCAAGCAAGCATATTAGCATTAAGACATTATGTCAAAGGATAATATTTTCAAGAGAAGATATATACCAATTCTTACAagggagataaaaaaaatcatctcttttaggtatatattatatcatgtttATTAAGGTAAATTAAGAAAAACCCTACAATAACATCTGTGTGACAAAGTAGAGCATTCATGTTTGATGGACATTGGGTCCATTTGGAGATGCATCAAAGGATTAGCATTCATGCCTAAATGCAATAGTGAAGTGATATAAGTCATAAGATAAGAAAGTGATCGTGTACCTTTTCAAGCATTAAATATAGAAGACAAAATGAACCTAACTTCATATTAATAGAGAGTGGCTTTAaacatataatattaaattctaAAGCATGCCCCTCTTTACACCCATTTGTGCCAAATGCAGCTCCTATGTCACCAGCCATCTATGTCTGACCTAAAACACATCAACAAGATGTATTTTAAGTCTAAGAGAATTTCGGTTTAATTAACGTTGGACAATTAGCATAATACCAACTATTAGggattaagaaaattttataaagaaaCAGTTGAGGATGAAAATGgtcttataaaattttttaaaagtacgtttgataataattataaaaaatatttttaatatttttaatcaggatgaaaatttttaagtatcATGAatgcaaaaacactttttaaaatcattataaaaaacaCTCTACTTCACCTTTGAAATCAAAGAATGTGACCAAATCCAAATGAAATCCCTCAAGcgtacaaatttcaaatttgtacaATCACCAGGCGTTGGCCACCTACCGACCGTTCAATTACGTTTCTGTATTTTCATGCTTCACAACACATGGAGCGTGTTCCTCACCTCCTCTGAGGGCTGTGGGGCTCACGAAATGCATTATGGCGGATCGGCAGTGTGCTGCACATGCGTTTTCTGTTTTGAATGTATTATAAAATTTCTCCAAATCTTTGGTATTTTTTGGCTTTATTGTCTTTTTGTGATCCTTCATTAATTTAACTTGTGGGCGTTATCGTTGTTCAAAGCTTTGACACGTTAGTCGTTCAAATTCCAAAAGGGCCGTTTTCCACGGTCCGATTTGAAGGCCTTTTTCCTTTAAACTTAAACCTTCATGTATGAGTTCCGCGTGTCAGTAACCAGAGGCCTGTATTCTTCACCCAGCAGATTGCCAGCCCACAccatttttacctttttttattattattattattatttggtgaCAAGTAATGGttagatttgaatttttttatatttaatataccTAAAATACATATCACGTTTTTAATCATAAACATGTCGGGATTATCCCTGAGCTTCCTCTCTTTTTacggaattttttttttttttttaactttgttatctttaaaaagaaaaataaaattaacacaATCAATCATAACACATAATTatcccatttttttctttctcctttatAATCTCTTCacctttttgcttttctttttattgtacTGGgttcatcaaatttttttaatttcaaattttttcacaACTTTTTGTCATAtgtattgattttaattatttataaatattttcaaacataaaataataatatataataaataaataggggtaacaaatttaatataaaaaatatatataatgaacaAATTTAGAGTTTAGGATATAAGATGTTTTATAttcctattaaaaaatatttatttatcttataaattttatttcattatcatgttattttattgtttgtatttaaatttttattttaaaaaaaattatgcttttAACTTTTTGTGCTTATGAATCTAACTTCACCttggttttaactttttttttagttaaaatgttaataatttttaattaaaaaaataaaaacttaattgtgattctaatatttttctttgttaaaaatttgaatatataaaatataaaatataaaatatatatttttataaaaaattatatttaataatttgtattaattttttctttattttatttagaaattaaaatttttacatattaaaattatgcacCAATCAACATAACTGTTGAAAAAGAGATAGCACTctttgaaaaatgatgtaacacttttcttttaatggtacttttattaaattttagtattacttttttcataaaagaaagtTACCTTCTTTTCTAAGagttatgaaaaattttagtatgtacaaattttaatttttaataaaattaagaaaaaaattaatataaattattaaacacaattttttttatggaaaatacattttattttctattttatatattaaaatttataacaaagaaaaatattagaatcacaaccaaatttttatattttcttaattagaaACCATAATTAAGTAAGATCCATAAGTAAAAAGCTATtagtaaaaaactaaaattgttaattatatatttatttttataatatttttttctcactaattatttagtatattattattattattttatattctaaatgtgcaaaataattaatataaaaagatgaaaagtgaaaaaaaaaaaattaaaaagatttcatAAAATATGTAAGTAgcatattaaaaattttcaaaagctaaaatgaagaaagacaagagaaaaagaaaaataatgtgggTCACATGTCAAAAATAAACACCGCCACGTTCCTCAGGGCCACAAAGGgaataacaattattttatcGAGGGGACGAGAGCTTCAATGACAGCTTCACCAGAATCCTCCAAAGAAAAGGGCAAAAGTGGGAATTGAACAAATGAGTGGAGGACATGATACCCTCAACCTGGAAGGCAACCATCCTGGACAAACTCCGACCTTATT contains these protein-coding regions:
- the LOC100260858 gene encoding uncharacterized protein LOC100260858 isoform X1; this translates as MIRLWILALQMSELFVSSVVHLVYGFYIFSTAVAFDLSQALNDCFKPNVNIGVKEDESRGGSPSVDGLPPIVLVHGIFGFGKGRLGGLSYFAGAEKKDERVLVPDLGSLTSIYDRARELFYYLKGGQVDYGEEHSKACGHSQFGRIYEQGNYPEWDEDHPIHFVGHSAGAQVVRVLQQMLADKAFKGYENSSENWVLSITSLSGAFNGTTRTYLDGMQPEDGRCLKPICLLQLCRLGVIVYDWFDIPWLKAYYNFGFDHFNLSWKKIGVWGLVDCLLGNTGPFVSGDWILPDLTIQGSIRLNYHLNTFPNTFYFSYATKRTRKIMGVTVPSSILGIHPMLFIRVLQMSQWRHPPDVPPPYKGYRDEDWQDNDGALNTISMTHPRIPIEHPSHFVVNDSECQPLQPGIWYYKIVEADHVLFIVNRERAGVQFDLIYDSIFERCRKHVFRKTPPTLPDQSVPNQ
- the LOC100260858 gene encoding uncharacterized protein LOC100260858 isoform X2, with product MIRLWILALQMSELFVSSVVHLVYGFYIFSTAVAFDLSQALNDCFKPNVNIGVKEDESRGGSPSVDGLPPIVLVHGIFGFGKGRLGGLSYFAGAEKKDERVLVPDLGSLTSIYDRARELFYYLKGGQVDYGEEHSKACGHSQFGRIYEQGNYPEWDEDHPIHFVGHSAGAQVVRVLQQMLADKAFKGYENSSENWVLSITSLSGAFNGTTRTYLDGMQPEDGRCLKPICLLQLCRLGVIVYDWFDIPWLKAYYNFGFDHFNLSWKKIGVWGLVDCLLGNTGPFVSGDWILPDLTIQGSIRLNYHLNTFPNTFYFSYATKRTRKIMGVTVPSSILGIHPMLFIRVLQMSQWRHPPDVPPPYKGYSWSWIMQWLMH